The DNA window GAAATCAGATGTCTTTAGCCGGACTTCAGTCATAGAGATGAAACACCCGTTCCATCGGCTGCCATTTTTCGGCCGACGACGCTCCGGGAGCTGCTACCTGAAAAATCGACATGTAGTCTTCCCATTCCTGCTGGCGCGGGAGGGTTGCGAGCCGGGCCATCGCGGCTTCAAGGTCGAGGTCGGCCGGAGCTTCGAGAATCATCATCAGCCGCGTCCCGCGGAGATAGATGTCCATTTCAAGGATTCCGACTTCCTTTATTCCCGCAAGGATTTCGGGCCAGAAATTTTCTTCGGCATGGCGTTTGCGGTATTCTTTGATAAGTTCCGGGTCATCTTTGAGGTC is part of the Duncaniella dubosii genome and encodes:
- a CDS encoding L-rhamnose mutarotase, giving the protein MENKETGYLMREYKVPVRRYCRTLDLKDDPELIKEYRKRHAEENFWPEILAGIKEVGILEMDIYLRGTRLMMILEAPADLDLEAAMARLATLPRQQEWEDYMSIFQVAAPGASSAEKWQPMERVFHLYD